From the Balearica regulorum gibbericeps isolate bBalReg1 chromosome 11, bBalReg1.pri, whole genome shotgun sequence genome, the window GCTGCCAACAGCCAGCATGACAGCAGAGATTGCCCTGCTCAAAAGCACAAGTGAGGCTGCTTGATTTGAACTACAAAATTTACCATCTAGTAGCTCATCACAGTGGGAATCGCATTCAGCAGCTAGCAGATATGTACTGAGGGAAGCTCTTCTCGTGGCAGGCTCCTGTGTGCTTATGGGCAAAGTCAGTTTTGGGCAAACACTTGCATGGGAAGTTGCAGGACATGAGGTTATAATGGTAAAGACAGCACTCAGCAAGCACTCATCTCTGCTACACAGATAGCTTGGGACTTACACCTAGCAGGGGACAGGAGCTGGGATCAGCAAAGCCTGGCGTCCTTTTCTAGAAAGTTCTCTGCCCCCTCCCATACCATTTTTCAGCCACCTTGAACAGAGGTGGAACCAGTGCAGCTCTCCCCAATGGACTGAACACAGCAGCCATTAACAAAGGCCAGTTATCTGAGTGGACATCCTCTACCGCTAAAGTCTGTCATAGGAATTACAGACAAAAATTTACTGGATTCCCCGTTAGGGAGTAAGGGCCAGGACAACAGCATGAGTTAACCATGCTCTGTGGCACTGCACCTGACACAGCAGGTAATAAAGTTAATGGTTCTGTGTTGCAGCATCCAGATGGGAACATCTGTGctaaagaaactgaagatgCTGATCCAACAGCTAACGAAGCACAGTGGTCACTGGCCCCGCACATCAAGTGAGTAGATTTAAGAGCTGACCATATATGACTTCTCCACCTGCACACCTAAGAGACATCCGACCCACCTACCATCTGGTCTGCTAGAGCATACCATCTGGACACAGCAACTACTTGTGACAGAAACCAGCTGAAGTTTTATGCTCCAGATCTCCGGAACTCCTGAGTAACTCTAAACCCTTTGACACGACCCAGCAAGTGTCCACGTCGGTATTTTTCATCCAGGGCTTCAAGGTATGAGAAGCGAGATCCAGTGTTGAGACTCCAGAAGAGACAAGGAAACATATATTAAACAAGAAGCAGACAGTCTCTCTACAAAATAACACTCACACAAGACAAAGTTagacatgaggaaaaacagacCAGAAATAGGCAGCTACGAAGAAGCAATGCTGCCACATTCAAACACAGGTCCATCTGTCCTTTGTATGCTGCTTCAGATCAGAGCTCTAACAATTCTCAGCACAATTCAGTCTTAGGACACAATGCGCTTATCCCAAACAACAGATACACACATCTCAGCCACTCTAGTATTTGGCATTCTAACAGTCACATGGGCTAAAGTCTCCACAACAGGTTTTGTTCAGTATGCTGAGCAGCCTTTCCTTAGGCAGTAAGGTCATGAGTTTAGTGGGTCTAGTATTTTTTTGAGTTCAGgattaaaatacttcaaagaatGTCTAGAGCTCTGTCAGCTTTGTTCCACAGGCAGTTCTTGGTACAGATCAGATCAATACTATCTTTAGTGAATTTAAAGGACTTTAACCCAGTCCTTTAAACCTGCTAAAACAGGCAGAGATGGAAGCAGGACTGTGCTCACATGCTCTTTTAACAAGTCCCTCCTGCAGATACATGCTCTGTGCCCAAAACCTCCAGCCAGAATTCAGATGGTGAGGCTGCAACTCCTCAGTGAGCAAACCACCTATTGTCCTTGTGGCCGCTGTCCTTAGAGTGCCCCAGAGCTTCCCGCAGTTATTCTGATCCAGCTGCCAGCTCAAGTGATGTTCCCGAAGCAGCAGCCACTCTTAACAACAGGAAGACCCTGATTTGGAGCTTGAGTGCAGGTCAATGGTGTGGCCCAGCATGCAGTGCTCTAGCTGCTCCTCCACTGCCAGTACCTGTCGCACAGCCTCCTCAAAGGCCACTGCCACATTGGTGTCATCCTTGGCACTAGTCTCCAGGTATGGATAGTTACCATTTTCCATGCACCAGGCCTGGGCCTCCTCTGTGCTCACTTGTCTCTCAAGTTTGTCTATCTTGTTGCCCAGGACTACAAATGGGAAGTGTTCAGGGTCTTTCACATCAGCATAATAGACAAACTCCTTCTGCCAGTTACTGAGGTTCTCAAAGCTCTGCCGGTCATCCACACTGAAGGTCAGCAGGCAGCAGTCTGCTCCCCTGTAAAAGGGGGTTCGCAGGCTCTTGAATCTCTCCTGTCCTGCCGTGTCCCAAATCTGGAGGGTCACAAAACGTCCATCCACCTCCAGGTCCCGGTTTAAAAACTCCACACCAATTGTGTGGAAAGCCTGCGAGTCAAACTTGTTGGTGACGTACCGGTTCATGAGGGAACTTTTCCCAACTCCACCATCCCCAAGGAGAATGACCTTCAAGAGCAAGGACTTCCCACTCATTGCAGCAGGACGGAGGGGCGCAGTACCAAGGCAATCTGCAGGGTTCAAAAACAGTACAAAATAGCTATTTGACTGGGATTCTGCAGAAAGTTGCACAAGGAAGAACAGAATATGGTATTTTCATCCCCATTTCTGAACAAGCTTTGTACATAGGAGGTAATCTCTCTTATTAGAGAGATTAGAGCTGGGATTTGCACAAGCTTTCAGGCACCTAAGTCGTCCATCAGGTCCAAAATGGAAGCAGCAGGTCACCACTGTAAGTGCAAGATGAGAACAACTGTTGAGAGTTTAGTATCAATTATAGCACTTTTGGTGAAAACTCTGTATCTGAAAGCTTGTCTAGTTATTCCAAACATAACATTACTAGTTAAACATTTCTTCTGGCCTGTGTCCTCAGGCTatcacagaaacagcaaaatcatCAGGGATCACCACCACCAGGCCTTCCTTTCCACTGTACAATCACTAGCTAAATAATTTCTCCTATCTGACTTGCTCTGCTGGAAGGATGTAAAAGATGCATAGGCCTCATATCAATAGAAGTCATCTGGCAAAACAGTTCTTAATCATCCCAAGAACACTAACTCACCTTACAGGTGGAGCTGCACTTGTTTTCTGCATGTGATCTCTACAGCTCAGAAGGGGTTTCCCAGGCACAGGGACccagcttctctgctgctcttttctgGCAATGCTTTTTGCAGGCCAGTTTGCTAGGGCACAGGTGCAAGTTTACATTGCAACAACCCTGACACCACAAATTCCTTAGTCAGCAGTTGCAAGAGAAAGCCCAAGTGCCAGTCAGTCCTCTCCTTCTCAGAGACATTCTGCAAGTGAAAGCAAAGGCCTGACATGGAATAAGAGGTTCATATGGCTGCTGTCTGTACTGTACCTGCTCTGGAAATACAGAGCTTCTGTCTCCAGGACTGTCCAGGGAACACCTTCCTCCAGCATAACAGTCactaaaaaacaaacatcagtCAACAAGGTTGCCAGAGCTGTACTCAGTGCACTGCCATTCGATTCGTAATgttgacccaggctggaagaacagcagcagagctctagAAAGCTGAAAGTGCAGTACTGATGGCTGGAGTAAAATTGGCAAGAACAAGGTGCTGAGGACAGACTTTCCCATGCCCTAAGTAAAATGGAACACAGCCCATTTCTGACCAGGGCAGAGCCAATACATTATGGATACTAAacccaaaataagaaaaaaggagcTCTAGCATGAGGGCACAGGTTGTGTAACCCATGTCTCCTCTCAATCCAGGGGATGTCAATAGCTTTGGTTTGCTTGGCCTGCCTACCCACACACTCTGGAATCCGATCTGAGGATTGAACACATACCTGAATCTGCTAACCAGAAGAGCGAGCCAGCTGGCAAGAGCCTGGTATGAAAAGAGATGGGATCTGGCTTGCTTACAACTGCTACCAACATTCCTGGGAAGGGTGTGGACAGGATGACACCACCAGATCAACCTCCAACCAACCGAAACAGAAACATTCAACACTGCTCAGATCAGCACTCCTATTCCCTCCATGCCGAAACCCACTTTCTGTATTAATCACAGGGGGGGCCTGTTGAactttgtttctgctctttttgCAGCTCTTTCAACCAGTGCTTACCACAAAGCCAAAATCAGAAACTTCTGCTTCAAGTTAGTTTCTGTGGAAAGTGCAGAAACTAACTAGAGACTCACCGATTTCACTTCCCATGCACAGAACCACCCCAGATCAAGCATGGCTGAACTAATTTGATGGGCCATGGGACATGTGAGAAGCATCTGTGCAACCCAGTGGTTctaaagcagagaacaaaatgcaaacatcAGAGGAGACAAACAGGAATTGCAGGATAGCTCCCTGGGGCTGATGGCTTTGGGAAACTCTCCCCTGAACACTTAAGCTGTTCAAAACCCATGCTCTTCCTTCTCCAAACCCTTGCTGAGGGAGGTATAAGATGGTCACAGCCCCCTGTTACCAAAGCCCTTCCTGACACATGCTGTCAGCCCTGACAAGagtttccattttccatttttgcttgTTAGCAAGTGACTAGCAGATGTTTTAGAAATGACTAATGGGTTATGCTAGGCTACTCCAGAGCCTGGCAGGTCAGCAGGCTACTGACAGACATGACACAGCCACGACACAGATGGGCATGTTGCCACCCACGACACTGATATTAGCAACGCTGCTTGCAACCTGCGTTCACTGATTTGCCCTTTACAAGCTATTTTGGAGGCTAACCTCGATTTGCAGCAGGACGGAAAACCCTCACACAGGACGCCAGCACCTGTTTGCAGCTAAATACAGCAGCGTGTGTGCATGGGAGCTGCACGCTGGTCCCCGCTCCCCAAGCCCTGGCTCCCAGCTCGGCAGGAATCGAGACCCTCTGCGGGACCCTTGCCTGACTGCCCAGCCCTCGCCCCACACACAGGTCCTCAGGCCGGAGCGGCCGAGGAGAGGCGCAGGGAAGGGGGGACACGGCGAGGAGCTACACCCCACGAAGGGGGCGCGGAGCCCCCCCACAGCGGGTGCCGGGGCCCCTCCGAAGGGGCCGGGGGAAAGGGGcggccagccagccccaagggCTGTCTACGGGCCGAGGGAAACAGCGCCAGCCCCGCCCGCCCTTACCTCCCTCCGCGCCGCCGCCCACCTGACCCGCCAGGCGCAGGTGCCAGCTCCCTCCGCGCCTGCGCAGCGCACGCGCCCTGCTGACGGCGGCCGCGCGAGGCAGTGGGGCCTGGCCCCGCCCCCCTCCTGCGGGACGGTCGGGCTTTGCCACCGCTGTCCTCTCACTGGCCCCACCAGCCCGCTTGTCAGCCCGCCGGGCCCTGCCTGGCCCTTCACTGCCCTTTCCTGTCAGCCTCCTCACTCCAGCTCGTCCTCTCCAgtcccctgccctctcctgtcCCCTCACTACTCTCCTCACAGTCTCTTCCTGTTCTTTTGTCACTTCAGTTCCCAATCCTGCCACCCCGCTGTCCCCACATCATCTCCCCACTGCCgcccagctgctgggagggaaggCGCAGTGGGACTCCCGCCCCGAGTCAGGCGAGCAGTACCGAGGAGTACAGAGCGGTGAGGCTACGGCACCCTCACCACAAAAAGCCCCGTACCTACCTGTAGAACACAGGCCCCTACACAGCGTCACCGGACGCTGGCAGCTgttgctgtccccagccccgcacATCCCCCTGCGCCTGTTCAGGCGTGGTCAGAGGCCTGTCCCTCACCCTAAATGGCTTGTTCCCGATTCCCCATTTAGCACTGAGGGATGCAAATGGCTGGCAGCTGCCCGAAGGAGTGTggctccccccaccctcacTGTCACTCATGAGACCAGGAGGGAGAATGTCTTAAAGAAGGAGATTTctggggaagagcagcaaaTACAAACATTCCAGATggttgaaaggaaaaacagtggCAAGGTCACCCCAGCCTGGGCAGACAGGAGAGAGGGAGACCAGACCCCTGGGTGGCTGCAGGGGGTGGTTGGAAAGCTGGAGTCACCTGCACCCCCACAGGCATTGTCAGTTGGTCTTCCCATCAGTGCCTGGTGCCTGGTGCCCACAGCTTCAAAACTTGGGGACACCTCTCGCTGGGGGCTGCAAGACGCCCTAGGAACCTTCCTCAGGTGGGCAAGAGCAGGGACCCCTCGTGTGGAGACCCAGGGCTTTTCGCCCATCTGAACCTGGCACAAGCTCCAGGGCCAAGCTGGTGCAACAAAAGTGCATCaattccctcctccctgctggaAAAAACATGAGATGGGAGGAGGATTTAAATTAAGCCAGGGATTATACTAATACCAGCCTCAGTGATCTGTCGGGGGAGATGGGGAACAAGAGGAGTGTcagggggtgaggagggggcaGCAGGGTGAGGGCCCGAGGGTCCAGGGTGTTGGCAGTCTGAGACCAGGAGAGGCCAGGCAATATGCGAGTGCCCTATAGGCATGTATTTGGCCAGAAGCGCAGGGTGCTGCTGGTACCGGCGGCAGACCCAGTCTGCACCAATGGCTCACTCCGAACCAGTCTGGGTTCCCAcgccagccctgccagggtcACATGCTGCTGGGGCGAGCCTCTGAGCATGGCACacctctccctgccagctccctttGCCTGGCAGCTGTTTCATCCCATTATTTGTCATTACTTATTTATTAGAGATCTAATTTAGTCTGTAAGAATACGAGGACAGGAGGGGTGACACACCTCCTGAGTGAGATAGAGCCATCAAGAAAGATCCTGCTAAAGCAAAAGAGGCATGGTGCTCCGCGGTtgcactgtgctgtgcctggatGCCCTGGACCAccccgggcagggctgggaaacACCAAGGCCTTAGGCCTAGGGAGGGTAGCATGTCCCTCCAGTGCAGTGAAGGACACCACAGGGCCAGTGGCCCCAGCTGACCCTGTTGGTGCTCAAGGGGCTCCTATGTTCCCCCAGGCTGAGCTATGGGCACTGGGAGCCGGTGGAGAGTCACCTGCCTGTCTGAACAGGTATGTGTCTAGGCAAGTTTGGCTCCTAGCAGCTGTTCAGCTTGGCTGCCTCACTGAGCTGGGTGACAACCTGTTTGGCATCTGTAGTGcgttgaccttggctggccaccaagctgctctatcactccacttctcagcagggcagggggaagaaaataagatggaaaataactcatgggtcaagataagggcagtttaataaagcaaaagcaaagaccatgtgtggaagcaaaggaaaaccaaaacatgtattctctacttcccatcagcaggcaatgtccagccacttcactggaagtagggcttcagtagGTGCagcggttgctctggaagaTGAATGTCATAATGAAtgccctcccccctccccccttctcttagcttttattgctgagtagatgtcatatggcatggaatctccctttggtcagttggggtcagctgtcctggctgtgtcccctcccaagatctcacccacccccagcctactggcctTTGGGGTCCCTATTGAAACCCCATCCACTGCCCTCTGTCCCAGGGAGAGTTTACTCGTgtggcttgcttgattgcagcacacgtttcacattcatgagtgaTTATGTGATGGCCTCTATGGTCGGGTCCACCCCTCAATCAtgagcccatctgtatgttgcacGTCTCCCTAGATGTCCCGATATTTCGTGGGCCCATtgagctacaaatagctcacccttatgctcccagtccaggtccacctCAACTTCTTCAATGTTGACAGCCTTCTCTGCTTGTTCATGCTTTCAATGTTCTTTGGTGGCACAGCTTTTGGGCATGTgagcatctacatgatgtaccttTAGAGAGACGTTTTCTACATGGGCAGCGACAACCtgcacaatgcagcagcccagatgggtttacccctgtgctgccaattggtcttcttccactgctgtggCCACCCGCATAGGGTATTAGCCACCATCCCAGAGTCAGTATAAAGACAGATATAGAGTACTAGccacttttcttgttcagcagTCTCTAgggctttcacttctgcaaactaaGTTGACTTACCTTCTTCTTCAGTGGCTTCAACAACTTGTCATGTgggactccacacagcagctttccacttctgatggtttcctacaacatgACAGAATCCATGAGTAAACAAAGCATAATGCCTTTCATGTTCTGATAGTTCATTATATGGTGATGCCTCTTAGGCATGAGCCACCTCCTTAGGCAatgctccaaaatctctgctttctggccagtccatgatctCTTCCAGGATTTCTGAGTGGTTGGGTTTTCCCAGTAGAGATTGTTCTGTGATCAatgctacccacttactccatgtagcgCTGGTTACATGATGTGTAGACGGAATgcttcctttgaacatccagtgtagcacgGGCAATTgcggtgccaagaggagagatgcttctgtaccaacaacttctgaagcagctcgaacccccTCATATGCTGctaatatctctttttcagtcatGGTGTAGTGGGCTTGTGATCCTCAATGCCTctgactccaaaaccctaatggttGATCTCAGGTTTCTCCTgatgttttctgccagagggtCTAGGTGAGACCATGTTCCCtagctgcagtgtagagtacattttgcacagctggtcctgtccagacaggcccaagagctactgcatgaGCTATctcctgtttgatatgctcaacGGCTTGTTGCTGCTCAGGGTCCCACTCAAAACTGTTCTTCCTTCAGGTTACTCAATAGACAGGGCTCACAAGCTGATGATAACctggaatgtgcattctccagaatcCCACAAGGCCTAGGAAAGCTAGTGTTTCCCTCTTTTTAGGTGGTGAGGACACGGTCGCTATcttgttgatcacatccacaGGGACATGATGgcgtccatcctgccattttattcccaagaactgaatctcctgtgcaggtcccttgaccttgcttctTTTATGGTGAaacaagctttcagaaaaatctgaattattcttctgccttgttttcttccatcatgatgtcatcaatgtattgtaGACATTCAGGAGcatcacccttttccagtgcagtttggattaaTCCATGACAAATGCTAGGGCTATGCTTCCACCTCTGGGCAGTCAGTTCCAGGTGTATTGGACACCTCTCcatgtgaaagcaaactgtggcctgcaaTCTGCCACCAAAtgaattgagaaaaatgcattggcAATGTCAgttgtagcataccacttggctggCTTTGACTCCTgttcatattggagctctaacatgtctagcacagcagcactcagtggtggcatgacttcattcaggccatgagAGTCTACTGTTAACCTCCACCCTCTGTCACACTTTTGCACTGGCTgtatgggactattaaaaggtGAATGAGTCTTGCTAATCGCTCCTTGGCTCTCCAATTGATGAGTCTGCTCATGGATGGGAGACAGGGAGTCTTGAATCatcagatcatagaatcatagaattatttagattggaaaagacccttaagatcatcaagtccaaccattaacttagcactgccaagtccaccactaaaccatgtccctaagcgccacgtccacatgtcttttaaatacctccagggatggtgactcaatcacttccctgggcagcctgttccaatgctcgATAaccatttcagtgaagaattttttcctaatgtccaatctaaacctcccctggcacaacttgaggccatgTCCTTTTGTCCTGTCGCTTaacacttgggagaagagaccgacacccacctcactacaacctcctttcaggtagctgtagagagcaataaggtctcccctcagcctccttttctccagactcaacaatcccagttccctcagccgcttctcatcagacttgttccctagacccttcaccaccttgttgcccttctttggacacgctccagcacctcagtgtctttcttgtagtgaggggcccaaaactgaacacagtactcgaggtgaggcctcACCcgtgctgagtacaggggaacgatcacttccctagtcctgctggccacactattcctgataaGAGCCAGGGTACTCTTGGCCGCCTTGGCCAGccgggcacactgctggctcatattcagccagctgttgaccaacacccccaggtccttttctgccaggtagctttccagccactcttccccaagcctgtagcattgcctggggttgttgtgacccaagtacAGGACCTgacactgagccttgttgaacctcatacggttggccttggcccattgatccagcctgtccagatccctctctagagccttcctaccctcaagcagatcaacattCCTGCACAATGGgggtcatctgcaaacttactgagggtgcacttgatcccctcgtCAATATTATTGATAACgatattgaacagaactggccccagtactgagccctggggaacactacTTGTGACCAGTCACCAACTgcatttaactccattcaccacaactctttgggcctggccttccagccagttttttacgCAGAGAAGTGTACACCCATCCGAGCCATGggcagccagtttctccaggagaatgctgtgggaaacagtgtcaaaggctttactaaagtccaggtaaacaacatccacagcctttccctcattcACTAAGTGgatcaccttgtcatagaaggagatcaggttagtcaagcaggacctgcctttcataaacccatgctgactgggcctgatcatcTTGTCCTGTATGTGCTATGTGATGGCACTGAAGATGATCttctccataaccttccccagcaccaaggtcagactgacaggcctgtagttccctggatcctccttctggccgTTCTTGTGGATGGctgtcac encodes:
- the RAB9B gene encoding ras-related protein Rab-9B; amino-acid sequence: MSGKSLLLKVILLGDGGVGKSSLMNRYVTNKFDSQAFHTIGVEFLNRDLEVDGRFVTLQIWDTAGQERFKSLRTPFYRGADCCLLTFSVDDRQSFENLSNWQKEFVYYADVKDPEHFPFVVLGNKIDKLERQVSTEEAQAWCMENGNYPYLETSAKDDTNVAVAFEEAVRQVLAVEEQLEHCMLGHTIDLHSSSKSGSSCC